The Athene noctua chromosome 10, bAthNoc1.hap1.1, whole genome shotgun sequence genome segment GAACATTTCCATGGCTTTTGattaaaaagcagcaaacaagCTCTCTCCAGGCTGGACAACAGCTGCCTTAGTTATTTAATGCTTCCTGCCAGTCATATTTACTAAAAAGCCCTTTGACATCCCAGCCCACTGCCAAAGATCTTGCTGGAGGAGGAATTTCAGCAGGCGCTGATGGAGGGTGGTGGAAAAAGGGAGTTTAAAGGGAGAGTGCTAGAAAGGTGctgagagctgggctgggggtgtcCTGCCTGGGTGATGGGGGGATGGAAGCACCGGCTTTGCTCCCAGCATCGCTTTGGCTGCTGCCATGCAGGCTTGGGAAGAAGTAAACCTGCCCCCCACCTTAAGCCCCCCTTTGCCAGCCATCACAGCCAGTCCAGGCTCCTCACCTGCTGCGGCACCTTGAAGCGAACATAGGAGCAAAGCTTCAGCATATCCGCCATCTCCTCAGGAGTCGAGGGAATTAAAGGGATCCTGTCGATGCGTTCAGACTCTTGCAGCTCCCGGAGCTGCTTAATGAACTTGCTGTCAGTGGTACTCGGCAGGCCTGGGTTGAATGAGAAGGGGGGAACAAGCTAAAACCTGGATGAGACCCCAAGAGCCACAGAAACAGGGCATCTCTGTACTGACCTCCATCATCCCTGACTCTGGCCTTCCACTTCCTcagccattaaaaagaaaattaaaatagaggaaaagaataaaatctgtacATACAGCAACCTTAATATGTACCCAGAGGTACCCcagcctccctcctgctccagggCTTGACACCGCTGAGCCCCATAGGCTGACACAACATGTCACAGGCGTGAATACTTTGGTAAAAAATGTAGTGCTTATTTTTATGTGGACAGTAGATGCAAATACTAATGGCTGTGCCCAGCCTGCTACAGCAAAGGGTCAGACAGAGTATTTCAGAAGCGCCGTCCACATGCACCACTGCGAGGAAGAAGCCCCCAGCAGCTTAACCCCAACCCCTCCGCAGCCCCACACAGAGGTTTCACATCCAAAACCACCCAGAGAGTTGGCTGACACCTCTCCCAGGGAGGAGGGGGAACCTTGCCGCCCCCAGAGCCTGGTAGCTAGGTAACCTTGTGCTTTACTTCATTACTTATCTGGGAGGCACTTTGCTCGCGTAGGGAGAGGAAGGAGCTGCTGTAACAACCGGGATGCAGCAAAGCCCTCCCCGGTAGAGAAGGTCCCTGGCAAACactccctgcctcctgcagcaTGTCATGCCCAGGCTCCCCCGAGCCCCCCGGCcaaggggacagtggggacagagGGGTGGTGCACGGCACAGGGACACCCTGCTGACCTGCGCCTGGCCCCAAGGCACTCTTCCTGCTTGGAGCACCCAAACGCAGGAGGAGCGAGCTCGCCAGCTCCCAGGGTCCCAGCTCTCCAGGGCTCTCAAGCAGCCAGACTGGGGAGACTTTCCCCATTGCTGCCTGGGTTCTTTCTCCAGACCAAGAGGCTATGGTCATTACCATGTAAAACAGCTGCCACCCCAAGGAGAAAGACATTTTCCTCCAGAGCAGGACTTGTCCCATTTGCCCTAGTCTCAGCTCTAaccacagcacagcagggcagaCTCCAAAAGCCTGTCAGGACAAGGCTGTGATTTCCTCCCGTGCCCTGGAAGCGTGCCCTGCCATAGATTTTCAGACTATAcatacaaattatttcaaaaagctTTGCACTAAAAGCCTATTTTGCCTCGAGCACTGCTCTGGGCTTTGCGCTGGCTCCTGCTTGCCCTCTCCCCATCTCGCTTCCCCTGCCTTGCCCACCTGCGGGACAGATGAGAGTCAGGCTGCAAATGTCTTCTGGATACTGAGCAGCATAGACACCGGCAACGTTTCCCCCCATGGAGGTGCCAACCAGATGAAAGGGCCTTCTGTTCAGCTTGATGCATTCCACGAACTGTCAGGGGAGCAGAAAGAGCATTATTAGGGGAGAGGAAGCAATGACATGGGGTCATTAGAGAAATTCAGCTCAAAAGCTTGAGGTCAGTGGCTGTGGCTGCCTGGGAAGGGAGGGAATGGGGCTGTATGAGGGAGCGCTCATGGGGCTTAGCATCCCTCATGGCCCCACATCCCTCACATCCTTGCATACCTCTGCAAAGACGATGCGACGCTGGGGCATTACCTGGTGTATTCGCTTAGCTTGTCCACTAATGGAGTAATCGTCCAAGGCTGAGCGGGTCGTGCCCTCATGCCCCGGCATGTCAACACACACCAAATGCAGGTTCTTGGGCAGGAACTGCAGAAACAAACCGGGGTGGTTACAGCACAGGGGAACCACTGAGGAGCCCAGGGATGGAAACTAGTGACCATTGGTGGGAGCAGGGGGGTTGCTCTCCTTCTGGTAGCCCCTGGTTACTCATGCACCAGAACAAGTCAGCTCACGTACCAAGGATGACATGATGAGAAACCACGGGCAATACTTGCTTCCCATGGAGGGGGTgctctccccctgcagctctgcatTTCACAGGGATCCAACAAGCACCGAGCTAAGGAGGGTGTTTCTAGCACGTTACAGTGATCGTCATATCCCATGCATGCAACTTGTTGGGTCCCCACACTGCCGTCAAGCCCAGGACCACTGACTCCCACTAAGTAGCAAAATGGTAGAAATGGAGACCCACCTTGACTATAGACAGCCACATGTCTTTGTGGGCTGAGAACCCATGTAACATCAGGATGGATGGTCGGTATCCAGGTCTCCCTCTATAGGAATAACAAAACTGATAGTCATCGTAGTTTGCATATCTAACCTGCATACCCAAGGCTCGGCGCCAGTACCtggaaacaaggagaaaacacCACCAGTGAGTGAGGCAAGATCAGAGCCCAGCAATAATATAAGCCAGGTGACATGTCCAAACTCAGCTGCAGATTTACTAAGGCCAGTTAGGTTTGGCTCACATTAGTGCTGTTGTGGCCCTAACTGGGACTAATTCTGAACATTTCGTCCCTGGCCAGACCCTGTGCTTACATGTGATCCCTTATGGGTGTAGTACAGGCTGCTGGCTATTCATGGCAGCACTGCAGATGGCTGGTGGAGATGCCCTGTTTgctaaaaacttaaaaaaagtaCCCTAAGTTACTAATTTGCACAATTCTCTCAAGACAATGGAAATGGGCCAAAATAACAATTCTGAAACTGAAAACACTCAGAGGTTGGCATGAGGAGAGGGGCTCAAGGGAGAAAGGCAGCACACATGGCAAGGCAGCATGCAGGGCAGGCAGGCCAAGGGAGGCACTTATTCCAGGAGGGTAAAGTGGATTTGTCACAGGTTTATTTGGGCACATCCCTGCAGCCATCAAACAACATCACACCACGGACAAGCGCATTGGATCCCAGACAAAACAACTGTGTCGTCCACAAGCACCACAGGAACCCATTCACCATATAcaaactggatgatctttaaaaatatatttatacagaCTCAAAGGACTGGAGGGGGCCATCCTTATATAGGGTCAAACAACCCAGAATATACCAGGCTAACCCAAGGGAAACCTAGGTTATTCCTCTGAAAGTGGAGGCagacagctcctgccagcccacGCTTGGAGCCTGCTCAAGGAGATACAGAGAAACTGCAGGCCAGAGGGGACCTGGGCAGAGATTATCAGTGACACTCTGGACATGATGTGTCTGTGCAGTCCAAGACAGAGGAGCAGGCACGCTTTCTCTGCATTTCCCCTATGCTCAGACATAACCCTTGCCAGTACAACTACCAGGCTACTTCTGATGGCCAAGATaccagaaaatacttttatatgCTATACCAGAATTTATTTCAGACACAAGAGCAAGGTCATCAACATGCTGGGCTGTCCTAGCGCTCTGCCCACTCAAAGCTTATGCACAGTGCAATCCTCTTTTAGCATAAACCCTTTTTAGAGGGAGTTAGTGGGATTTAAGCAGcatctcagctctgtgctggtccTACAAGGAGAGGTGAATTTCTCCTTGAATAAGTGTCTTAAGAGTCCTCGCCTCAAAGGCATCAGTGTAAACTATTAATGGTCAAGGTGATAACATTTTTAGCAACTGATCCTGATGGATCAGTTCAGCAGAAGGCAAAATAATCTGTGCAAAGCTGAACCGATCGCTTGCAAGGTGTTAACACTCTTAGCAGCAGTGGCTAAACTGATTAAtccctggcagcagagcagccagaAGCCATCAGCAACGGGGCCTGGCGTGACCCTTGGCTGCACCAGCAGACtggcagtgaggaagaggaagagggcaGCAAGCAGTGAGAGAAGGGAGAATCATCCCCAGGGATGTCCTGGGGACTTCCCAggagcattcctgcaaagctggAGCCGCACAGGGATGAAAGGGGGGAACATGCTGCCTGCCCCCTCTCCTGCCTCTGCCGATGGGGAAACAACAATTTCACCCCAAATAAGCTGTCTCAGAAAGAAGCAAATGGGAAAGGAAGAGTGAAGGTCAAACCTGCTCTCCTCACCCACTGTCCCCATGAAAAGAGGTGCCCATGAAACACAGAGTGTTGCAAGATTCCAATGCTGCCAGAAacatgggaagagagggagagatggGGGCACTTACCCTTCAAAAGAAACCAGCCCTGCTGATCTCTGCTCGCACACTCCCTCCCTCAGCCAAACACAGACTGACCTACCGACGGTGCATATTCACTGCCGTCCCACTGCCCGCTCCTTTTTGCAGAGCAATGTCTGGCCTCACAGGTCCCCACACAAGGCACAGTGGGAAGAAATTCTCCCCATGCTGATCCAGTTGCTGGGATTTTCATCCCATTCTCCCTCCTCTCTCAGCCCCCAGATGCTGTGATGAAAAGATTGCTAATAAACGTGCCGTTAGGAACAGGCTTCATCACGCTGCTGCATCCGAGTGCTGGGGTGGGCCGATGTCCTCCTCTTACAGGAGGTCACTTTGATGTGAGCAAAACTGCGGGAGCCACCATCTGTCAGGAGCACGTGAGGGCAGCCTGCcatgctgcctgctgctgcctgcgccGGGCAATGAGACACTGCACCGGCTTCTGAAGGGAGCGTTAGTTATTTCAGCTTTCCCCTGCAACAAATTCAGACAGGAAAGCTGCCAATGTGCTTATCACTGATTTCCAGGGATGGATGAGGACTGAAGGATGTAGTTCCTGCCTCCCAGTATCAGAAAGGATGAGATGTAAGGTGTAAGAGAAAGCATCACTCCATCTTCTCTGATGCTCCAGCcgagaagagagagggagaatgaGAAAAGCCTTGTCTGTAACTACTAGCAAGAGAAAAGTCCCTGCCAGCCGAGCAGGCTGTTAACCAGGAGGGAGAGTGTGAGCCCAGGCAGCTGTGGCAGAGCTGAGGACACCCACGCTGCCTTGACGAGTTGGGAAGTCAGCAGCCTGCCAgggctgccaggctgggggaCGGGCAGCAATGGCAATGCTTTCGCAGCTGCAGTCCTGTCCTTGAGGGAAACAACCCAGAAACATTCAGAGACATCCCGCAGCCCAGCTGACTCAGCCCTGACAGACATAAGCCTCAGCAGCAAAAAAGCAATatgaaaatgccattttcttcTCCTAGAGATGCTTAAAGCTACACACAGCCAGTATGCCTGTGGAAAACCCCACCTCACCTGCTCATATCACCAtcacgggcagggacacccaaCTTTGTCCACCACCTTGCTGCCTGTGAGCTCTTAGAGCACCTCTGTGTGTGCCAGGGCACAGGGACCTGATGGAGACCAGCAGTAATTCCACCCCCGTGATAAAATGAGAATGAACTCACCAGTAATAGATGCGGATGAGTGCTGAGGGCCAGAGAAGGAAGGAGGCCACAAAGGCCAGGATGGGGATGGCCAGGGTGCCACCAGCGATGACAAACATGTTCAGCACATCCAGGTCCATGCTGCTCTTCACCACCTGGCCTCACCTGCCCGCATTTAGGGAAGGATCACAAGTTAAACACCAGAAACAATGACAAGTCAATGCTAAACAAGATTTCTGCTGCtagggagagaggaaagaagcTTTGTGAGAGAAAAGGATACCTCTCAGGAGCACAGCAAagcctctttcagttttaaaactcGATTATTTCTTCTGGCTCCTTAATAGATCTAATTAATGCAGTGTTATCCTCTCAGGAGAGCACATCACAAACAAGCACAGATCATGTCTGTGACAACAGGGTGCAACATGGCTCTTGGGGCACTTTGCTGACGGGGGAAGCACAGCCCTTCTccgcagggtgcaggcagacttTCACCACTATggatgcaggcagggctgctttAATGCAGGCTCCACATTGCTTTTTGGAGGCAGGCATCCAGCTCCagctcccctccccctgcccgaTCCCAAATCTCCAGCACACAACCACTGACCTAGAATTGATGATGGCTTGAGCCTGGCTCTCATTAGTGGTCCACACAGGCATCAACTAATCGAGGGAGCAGAAGCTATTAATGGGCTCAGGAACTGAAGGAAACAACCTGGCAGGCCACTCTTT includes the following:
- the ABHD6 gene encoding monoacylglycerol lipase ABHD6; the encoded protein is MDLDVLNMFVIAGGTLAIPILAFVASFLLWPSALIRIYYWYWRRALGMQVRYANYDDYQFCYSYRGRPGYRPSILMLHGFSAHKDMWLSIVKFLPKNLHLVCVDMPGHEGTTRSALDDYSISGQAKRIHQFVECIKLNRRPFHLVGTSMGGNVAGVYAAQYPEDICSLTLICPAGLPSTTDSKFIKQLRELQESERIDRIPLIPSTPEEMADMLKLCSYVRFKVPQQILQGLVDVRIPHNDFYRKLFLEIVDEKSRHSLHENMSKIKAPTQVIWGKQDQVLDVSGASVLASAIPDCHVYILENCGHSVVVERPRKTANLILEFLALLHSMDNNKKQA